Proteins co-encoded in one Nicotiana sylvestris chromosome 7, ASM39365v2, whole genome shotgun sequence genomic window:
- the LOC104246724 gene encoding tubby-like F-box protein 8 produces MSFRSIVRDVRDSFGSLSRRSFDVRLSGHQRGKSHGSFHDLSDQPVVVQNSCWANLPPELLFDVIRRLEESENTWPARKHVVACASVCRSWRIMCQEIVRSPEVCGKLTFPVSLKQPGPRDGMIQCFIKRDKSNLTYHLFLCLSPALLVENGKFLLSAKRTRRTTCTEYVISMNAENISRSSNTYVGKLRSNFLGTKFIIYDTQPPCTSANIPPPGRTSRRFSKKVSPKVPTGSYSIAQIKYELNVLGTRGPRKMNCVMHSIPASALDVGGSVPGQPELLSRSLEDSFRSISFSKSLDHSTDFSSSRFSEIVRASSNEGDDSNAKPLVLKNKSPRWHEQLQCWCLNFRGRVTVASVKNFQLIAANQPPAGGPTTSRSSQSDHDKVILQFGKIGKDMFTMDYRYPLSAVQAFAICLSSFDTKLACE; encoded by the exons ATGTCGTTCCGCAGTATAGTTCGGGATGTAAGAGATAGCTTTGGCAGCTTATCCAGGCGAAGCTTTGACGTAAGGCTCTCTGGTCATCAAAGGGGTAAATCACATGGTTCATTTCATGACTTAAGCGACCAGCCTGTTGTTGTCCAGAACAGTTGTTGGGCTAATCTCCCACCAGAACTACTTTTTGATGTAATTAGAAGATTAGAAGAGAGCGAGAACACATGGCCTGCTCGTAAGCATGTTGTAGCATGTGCTTCAGTTTGCAGGTCATGGAGGATTATGTGCCAGGAAATTGTAAGAAGTCCTGAAGTTTGTGGAAAGCTTACTTTCCCGGTGTCGTTAAAGCAG CCTGGGCCTCGTGACGGAATGATTCAATGCTTCATCAAGAGGGATAAATCTAATTTGACTTACCATCTTTTCTTGTGTCTCAGTCCTG CTTTACTAGTTGAAAATGGGAAGTTCCTTCTCTCTGCAAAGAGAACAAGGCGGACTACTTGCACGGAGTATGTTATCTCCATGAATGCAGAAAACATCTCGAGATCAAGCAACACTTACGTTGGAAAATTAAG GTCAAATTTTCTGGGTACAAAATTCATTATATATGACACACAGCCTCCATGCACCTCTGCTAACATCCCCCCTCCCGGCCGCACAAGCCGTAGATTCTCCAAGAAAGTCTCTCCCAAAGTCCCAACTGGAAGCTACAGCATAGCTCAGATCAAATACGagctaaatgttcttggaacaagGGGCCCGCGGAAAATGAACTGTGTCATGCACTCAATTCCTGCCTCAGCACTTGATGTTGGCGGTTCTGTGCCTGGCCAACCAGAGCTTCTCTCAAGGTCCCTTGAGGATTCATTCCGAAGTATCTCTTTCTCAAAGTCGCTTGATCATTCTACTGATTTCAGTAGCTCAcggttttctgaaattgttagaGCATCATCCAACGAGGGAGATGATAGCAATGCAAAACCCTTGGTTCTAAAGAATAAGTCTCCGCGTTGGCATGAACAACTGCAGTGCTGGTGCCTAAACTTTCGAGGACGAGTGACAGTTGCATCTGTAAAGAATTTTCAGTTGATTGCCGCCAACCAACCACCTGCTGGCGGACCCACAACCTCTCGGTCAAGTCAATCAGATCATGACAAAGTCATCCTGCAATTTGGAAAGATAGGCAAAGATATGTTCACTATGGATTACAGGTATCCACTGTCTGCAGTTCAGGCTTTTGCTATATGCTTGAGCAGCTTCGACACCAAATTGGCATGTGAATAG